Proteins co-encoded in one Chitinophagales bacterium genomic window:
- a CDS encoding Rpn family recombination-promoting nuclease/putative transposase translates to MAAGIFINPLTDFGFKKLFGEEVNKDLLIDFLNELIPVKRHTIVNLTYLKNEHLSNHEDDRRAVYDLYCENEKGEKFIVEIQRAKQKFFKDRSIYYSTFPIQEQAKAGNKWDFELKAVYSIAIMDFTFEDGRKRQTDEDELSFLHTIQLVDVDRGSIFYNKLTFIYLEVPKFDKEEDELVTHFDKWMYILKNLYKFNKRPKALQERIFQRLFDAAELARFSKKDRIAYEDNLKAYRDFMNVVNTAIEDKLVKVAIEALKTGLSVEVIVQITGLPLETIEEIRNGEFD, encoded by the coding sequence ATGGCAGCAGGTATATTTATCAACCCTCTTACAGATTTTGGCTTTAAAAAACTCTTTGGGGAGGAGGTGAACAAAGATTTGTTGATAGACTTTCTGAATGAGTTGATTCCCGTCAAAAGACACACAATTGTCAATCTTACCTACCTCAAAAATGAGCATCTTTCCAACCATGAAGATGATAGAAGGGCGGTCTATGATTTGTACTGTGAGAACGAAAAAGGAGAAAAGTTCATCGTAGAAATTCAGCGTGCTAAACAAAAATTCTTCAAAGACAGAAGTATTTATTACTCCACTTTTCCGATTCAGGAACAAGCAAAAGCGGGCAACAAATGGGATTTTGAATTGAAGGCAGTTTATTCCATTGCTATTATGGACTTTACCTTTGAGGATGGCAGAAAACGACAAACGGATGAAGATGAATTGTCTTTTTTGCATACCATTCAACTGGTAGATGTGGATAGAGGAAGTATTTTTTATAATAAACTGACTTTCATTTATTTAGAAGTGCCTAAATTTGATAAGGAAGAAGATGAATTGGTGACACATTTCGACAAATGGATGTACATTTTGAAGAATCTCTATAAATTCAACAAACGCCCAAAAGCACTGCAAGAACGCATTTTTCAACGTCTTTTTGATGCAGCAGAATTGGCGAGATTTAGCAAGAAAGATAGAATTGCGTATGAAGATAATTTGAAGGCCTATCGAGATTTTATGAATGTGGTGAATACCGCCATTGAAGATAAGCTTGTGAAAGTTGCTATTGAAGCATTGAAAACAGGTTTGAGCGTTGAAGTTATCGTGCAAATAACAGGTTTACCCCTAGAAACCATTGAGGAAATAAGAAACGGAGAGTTTGATTAG
- a CDS encoding PA0069 family radical SAM protein: protein MEYPKNEHYIKGRGAQINPTHRFAEYSYDAEDNQLVEEEEEKKATNYIEVHPKSILNKVINPDIPAEYSMNPYQGCEHGCVYCYARNTHPYWGYSAGLEFEQNILVKKNAPKLLEEKLKSKNWVAKPIMFAGNTDCYQPIERKLEITRQMLEVLWKYRHPVSMITRNKLILRDLDILTKMAKHDLVHVAITITTLDEKLRQKLEPRASSIPNRLQTVEALAKNGIPVFVMMAPIIPSLNDHEILGLTKKVASLGAMGIGHTIVRLNDDVATIFTDWLQKNLPDRADKILNQIADCHGGELGSKKVGERMRGQGKYAEMIHQQFKVARNQFLKEVKMPPYNLDLYEQMKNPQLKLF from the coding sequence ATGGAATATCCTAAAAATGAACATTACATTAAAGGCAGAGGTGCTCAAATCAATCCCACACATCGTTTTGCAGAATATAGTTATGATGCCGAAGACAATCAATTGGTGGAAGAAGAGGAGGAGAAAAAGGCGACGAATTACATTGAAGTTCACCCCAAAAGCATTCTCAACAAGGTCATCAATCCAGATATTCCAGCCGAATATTCGATGAATCCCTATCAAGGTTGTGAGCATGGATGTGTATATTGTTATGCTCGAAACACGCATCCTTATTGGGGATACAGTGCAGGATTGGAGTTTGAGCAGAATATTTTGGTGAAAAAAAACGCTCCGAAGTTGTTGGAAGAAAAATTGAAGTCTAAAAATTGGGTCGCAAAACCGATTATGTTTGCAGGAAATACGGACTGCTATCAACCGATTGAACGCAAATTGGAGATTACACGTCAAATGCTCGAAGTACTTTGGAAATACCGCCATCCTGTGAGTATGATTACCCGCAATAAACTCATTTTAAGAGATTTGGACATACTTACCAAAATGGCGAAACACGACCTTGTACATGTAGCCATTACCATCACAACACTGGACGAAAAGCTTCGCCAAAAGCTCGAACCGAGAGCATCTTCTATTCCCAACCGTTTGCAAACTGTGGAAGCACTTGCAAAAAATGGGATTCCTGTTTTTGTGATGATGGCTCCTATTATTCCTTCGCTCAATGACCACGAAATTTTGGGCTTGACCAAAAAAGTAGCATCTTTGGGTGCGATGGGTATCGGACATACGATTGTGCGTTTGAATGACGATGTAGCGACTATTTTCACCGATTGGCTGCAAAAAAATCTTCCCGACCGAGCCGATAAAATATTGAATCAAATTGCTGATTGTCATGGTGGTGAATTGGGCAGCAAAAAGGTAGGTGAACGGATGCGTGGACAGGGGAAATATGCGGAGATGATTCACCAACAATTCAAAGTGGCTCGAAATCAGTTTTTGAAGGAGGTGAAAATGCCTCCTTACAATTTGGATTTGTATGAGCAGATGAAAAATCCGCAATTGAAGTTGTTTTGA
- the mazG gene encoding nucleoside triphosphate pyrophosphohydrolase, translated as MKPINISAKLDAFERILTIMDELREKCPWDKKQTIESLRTLTIEETYELTDAITEKNMQGIKEELGDLLLHIVFYAKIGEEQNDFDIASIINSLCEKLIKRHPHVYGDVNVKDDKEVQTNWEALKLKEGKTSALQGVPKSLPALVKAIRIQEKAKKVGFEWDTKGQVWDKVEEELSELKQALKEGDALNINKEYGDVLFSLVNYARFIDVDPENALELTNKKFTQRFKKMESIAKQQGKQLPDMTLREMDAIWNEVKKEFV; from the coding sequence ATGAAACCTATTAATATATCAGCCAAACTAGATGCTTTTGAGCGAATTTTGACAATAATGGACGAATTGCGTGAAAAATGTCCTTGGGATAAAAAACAAACCATAGAAAGTCTGCGAACATTGACCATTGAAGAGACCTATGAATTGACAGATGCCATTACCGAAAAAAACATGCAAGGTATCAAAGAAGAATTGGGTGATTTGTTGCTGCATATTGTTTTTTATGCTAAAATAGGTGAAGAGCAAAATGATTTTGACATAGCATCTATTATCAATAGTTTATGTGAAAAACTTATCAAACGACATCCTCATGTGTATGGCGATGTGAATGTAAAGGATGATAAAGAAGTACAGACCAATTGGGAGGCATTGAAATTGAAGGAAGGTAAAACTTCGGCACTACAAGGCGTACCCAAATCACTCCCTGCTTTGGTAAAAGCTATTCGTATTCAAGAAAAAGCTAAAAAAGTGGGTTTTGAATGGGATACCAAAGGGCAGGTGTGGGATAAGGTAGAGGAGGAATTAAGTGAATTGAAGCAGGCATTGAAGGAAGGAGATGCGTTAAATATCAATAAAGAATATGGTGATGTTTTGTTTTCTTTGGTTAACTATGCACGTTTTATTGACGTTGATCCTGAAAATGCGTTGGAATTGACCAACAAAAAATTTACCCAACGTTTTAAAAAGATGGAAAGTATTGCTAAACAGCAGGGTAAACAGTTGCCTGATATGACTCTCCGTGAAATGGATGCTATCTGGAATGAAGTAAAAAAAGAGTTTGTTTGA
- a CDS encoding Smr/MutS family protein: protein MKKNKDYIRVGDMVQLIFTDEVGLVVDFFDGETLMVEIDGQEIPVFMEHLKKVEEKEATPSNIAPIHLPQHLKKNPKKPLKKQDLQKKKEDAAQKINSIAQHNEMDYEPDRGIHIALQPFYDDSGDINYFLIHLINDSGYALQFDYQLLSIEYIEFELKKKISGRETMILNSMDYDLLNEQPQLQFKFSLLKKDTTKLLTNFEKTIKPKAKMLRRVPEMLKSIAGKAYIYTLFHQVPPTPTATPPPKPESRYIEKLKLHTFENEVKEQNFSEKIYINAEERVIDLHIEKLAKSYRHLTKTNIMLLQLNECQKNIEEAIKRKEKNMVVIHGIGKGKLKSEVFRLLMNYPEVKNFKNEYNHRYGFGATEIFFEYEE from the coding sequence ATGAAAAAGAATAAGGATTACATAAGGGTTGGAGATATGGTTCAACTGATTTTTACCGATGAAGTTGGCTTGGTTGTCGACTTTTTCGATGGAGAAACCTTGATGGTAGAAATTGATGGGCAAGAAATTCCTGTGTTTATGGAACACCTTAAAAAAGTGGAGGAAAAAGAAGCTACACCTTCTAATATTGCTCCAATTCACCTTCCTCAGCATTTGAAGAAAAACCCCAAAAAACCTCTAAAAAAACAAGACCTTCAAAAAAAGAAAGAAGATGCTGCTCAAAAAATAAATTCCATTGCACAGCACAACGAAATGGACTATGAACCAGATAGGGGCATTCATATTGCTTTGCAGCCATTTTACGATGATAGTGGTGATATTAATTATTTTTTGATACACTTAATCAATGATTCGGGGTATGCACTTCAATTTGACTATCAATTGTTAAGCATTGAATATATAGAATTTGAATTGAAGAAAAAAATCAGTGGGCGAGAAACCATGATTCTCAATTCAATGGATTATGACTTATTGAATGAACAACCTCAACTGCAATTTAAGTTTAGCTTACTAAAAAAAGACACTACTAAACTGCTTACAAACTTTGAAAAAACCATCAAGCCCAAAGCTAAAATGCTGCGACGTGTTCCCGAGATGCTTAAAAGTATTGCAGGTAAAGCATACATTTACACCCTCTTTCACCAGGTTCCGCCTACTCCTACGGCAACACCCCCTCCTAAACCAGAAAGCAGATATATAGAAAAACTAAAACTTCATACTTTTGAGAACGAAGTAAAAGAGCAAAATTTTTCTGAAAAAATATACATCAATGCCGAAGAAAGAGTCATAGATTTGCACATCGAGAAATTGGCTAAATCTTATCGTCATCTAACGAAGACCAATATCATGTTGCTGCAATTGAACGAGTGTCAAAAGAACATTGAAGAAGCCATCAAAAGAAAAGAGAAAAACATGGTAGTTATTCATGGCATCGGAAAAGGAAAATTGAAAAGTGAAGTTTTTAGGTTGCTGATGAACTATCCAGAGGTAAAAAACTTTAAGAATGAGTACAACCATCGGTATGGTTTTGGGGCAACAGAGATTTTCTTTGAGTATGAAGAGTGA
- a CDS encoding sigma-54 dependent transcriptional regulator: protein MANTKAKILLIDDDRSIRRTLREILEYEDYKVEEAKDGIEGMVKIKTSKFDVVFLDIKMPKMDGMEVLENVQKIRPDLPIIMISGHGTVETAVEAVKKGAFDFIAKPLDLNRLLITVRNALDKSSLITETKVLRRKVTKVRDIVGESEVITKIKETIDRVAPTDARILITGPNGTGKELVARWIHEKSHRSKGPFVEVNCAAIPAELIESELFGHEKGAFTSAHKQRIGKFEQANGGTLFLDEIGDMSISAQAKVLRALQENKITRVGGDKDIQVDVRILSATNKNLLQEVEDTKFRLDLYHRLNVIPIRVPSLNNRRGDIPLLTDVFIKDICSEYNIPPKPVTQEAIQLLQAQNWSGNVRELRNVIERLIILSEEKITGTDVQMFVTPSGGNSSNTASNNNNLYDRFEALQDFKEYTEKMFIQHKLEQNSWNVKKTSEVLGIQRSHLHNKIVKYELKRDDE, encoded by the coding sequence GTGGCTAATACAAAAGCAAAAATTTTATTAATTGATGATGATAGAAGTATTCGACGAACACTCCGTGAGATTCTCGAATACGAAGATTATAAGGTAGAAGAGGCAAAAGATGGCATCGAAGGAATGGTCAAAATCAAGACCAGCAAATTCGATGTAGTGTTTCTCGACATCAAAATGCCTAAAATGGACGGCATGGAGGTACTCGAAAATGTCCAAAAAATACGTCCAGATCTACCTATTATCATGATTTCGGGACACGGTACTGTGGAAACCGCAGTAGAAGCCGTAAAAAAAGGTGCGTTTGACTTCATTGCCAAGCCACTAGATTTGAACCGTCTGCTCATTACTGTCCGCAATGCACTCGATAAATCCAGTTTGATTACAGAAACCAAGGTATTGAGGCGCAAAGTCACCAAAGTTCGGGATATAGTGGGTGAATCTGAGGTAATTACCAAAATCAAAGAAACCATTGACCGAGTTGCTCCTACCGATGCCCGCATCCTCATTACGGGACCAAATGGTACAGGTAAAGAGTTGGTAGCCCGTTGGATACACGAAAAAAGCCATCGGTCTAAAGGCCCTTTTGTGGAAGTGAACTGTGCCGCAATTCCTGCTGAATTGATTGAAAGCGAACTTTTTGGACACGAAAAAGGAGCTTTTACTTCGGCTCACAAACAGCGAATTGGTAAGTTCGAACAAGCAAATGGAGGAACACTTTTTTTGGATGAGATTGGAGACATGAGTATTTCTGCACAAGCCAAGGTATTGAGGGCATTGCAGGAAAACAAAATAACCCGAGTTGGTGGCGACAAAGACATTCAAGTAGATGTTCGGATTCTTTCGGCAACCAACAAAAACTTATTGCAGGAAGTTGAAGACACCAAATTTCGATTAGACCTTTATCACCGCCTCAATGTCATTCCGATTCGTGTACCTTCTTTGAACAATCGCCGAGGAGACATTCCTTTATTGACCGATGTGTTTATCAAAGATATTTGCAGTGAATACAATATTCCGCCCAAACCAGTTACCCAAGAAGCGATTCAATTATTGCAAGCTCAAAATTGGTCGGGCAATGTGCGAGAGCTTCGCAATGTGATAGAAAGGCTCATTATTTTGAGTGAGGAAAAAATCACAGGTACTGATGTACAAATGTTTGTAACTCCTTCTGGTGGAAACTCATCGAACACAGCCTCCAATAACAACAACTTGTACGACCGTTTTGAAGCACTGCAAGACTTCAAAGAATATACCGAAAAGATGTTTATCCAGCACAAACTAGAGCAAAACAGCTGGAATGTCAAAAAAACTTCTGAAGTTTTGGGTATCCAACGCAGTCACCTCCACAACAAGATCGTCAAATATGAATTGAAGCGAGATGATGAATAG
- a CDS encoding S8 family serine peptidase, with product MKKLAMLFAVLLVSLSFSNVYAQFTRTKTPVFNQKTNPKLEQPVFTNPNLKTEGEEIVNKQEPEELVPNSYIIFFNPKAVPAFTDVYSDEKFENREQLLEAFAGFEKQSTAKIMDIIQGKMGIDAKQVQQVYTGAISGFAAKMSDSQAKELAERAKGSELVQSIGQDIYVNFDSSASPEMMVSSPMPPQNVGWGVQFVGSGDGSKLFNWAFVIDTGVDLNHSDLRVSSSWSRSYVAGEPSPTDNQGHGTHVAGIIAAKDNGFGVKGVAAGATVVSVKVLSGLRRSQWSELLRGVSYAGAVAWRGDVLNLSLGGPAPSWWDSLWGDVRNDIESCLRSIGNRGRYITIAAGNEADNANNHTPARTNGANIFTISNMTSARRLAGDSNFGNGPIDFAAPGSGIYSTYSNGRYATMSGTSMAAPHVAGILLINRGRINTRGRLVWDRDATLDPIAVVR from the coding sequence ATGAAAAAATTAGCAATGTTATTCGCCGTGCTTTTAGTAAGCCTTTCTTTCTCCAATGTTTATGCACAATTTACTCGAACCAAAACGCCTGTCTTCAATCAAAAAACCAACCCAAAATTGGAGCAGCCAGTTTTCACAAATCCCAATCTTAAAACAGAAGGGGAAGAGATTGTAAACAAACAAGAACCAGAAGAACTTGTGCCGAATAGCTACATTATTTTCTTCAATCCCAAAGCTGTTCCAGCCTTTACTGATGTATATTCTGACGAAAAATTTGAAAATCGAGAGCAATTGTTGGAGGCTTTTGCAGGATTTGAAAAGCAATCAACTGCTAAAATTATGGACATCATACAAGGAAAAATGGGCATTGATGCCAAACAAGTTCAGCAAGTTTACACAGGTGCAATCAGTGGTTTTGCAGCAAAAATGTCTGATAGTCAAGCCAAAGAATTGGCTGAACGGGCAAAAGGAAGCGAATTGGTTCAGTCTATTGGACAGGATATTTATGTGAATTTTGACAGTTCTGCTTCTCCTGAAATGATGGTCAGTAGCCCAATGCCTCCTCAAAATGTGGGATGGGGAGTCCAGTTTGTCGGTTCTGGCGATGGTTCTAAGCTCTTCAACTGGGCGTTCGTGATTGATACAGGTGTGGATTTGAACCATTCTGATTTGAGAGTAAGCAGCAGTTGGAGTCGTTCTTATGTGGCAGGTGAGCCTTCTCCTACTGATAATCAAGGTCATGGCACACACGTTGCAGGTATTATTGCAGCCAAAGACAATGGCTTTGGAGTGAAAGGTGTTGCAGCGGGCGCAACAGTTGTTTCTGTGAAAGTATTGAGTGGTTTGCGTAGAAGTCAATGGTCAGAATTGCTTAGAGGTGTGAGTTATGCAGGTGCAGTGGCATGGAGAGGAGATGTATTGAATTTGAGCTTGGGTGGTCCTGCGCCTTCTTGGTGGGATTCCTTGTGGGGTGATGTTCGCAATGACATCGAAAGCTGCTTGAGAAGTATCGGAAACAGAGGACGTTACATCACCATTGCAGCTGGAAATGAAGCAGATAATGCCAACAATCATACTCCTGCCCGAACCAATGGTGCCAATATTTTTACCATTTCCAACATGACTTCTGCTCGCAGATTGGCTGGTGATTCTAACTTTGGCAATGGCCCGATTGACTTTGCTGCTCCTGGTTCTGGAATTTATTCTACTTACAGCAATGGTAGGTATGCAACGATGAGTGGAACTTCAATGGCTGCTCCACATGTTGCGGGTATCTTGTTGATTAACAGAGGGAGAATCAATACCAGAGGTCGTTTGGTTTGGGATAGAGATGCTACACTTGATCCTATTGCAGTCGTAAGGTAA
- a CDS encoding alpha/beta fold hydrolase — protein MPKVRVNGVSLHYELVGKGKETIVFSHGLLFDKTMFHKQVDFLKDRYRCICYDHRGQGQSQITKQGYDMDNLAQDGLGLMDALNIESCHFIGLSMGGFVGMRIAARYPNRINSLTLLDTSANSETHTSKYNLLTWAVRLFGVSSVVGKVMKILFGEKFLNDPTRADEKQKWHSFMSAHKKSIVKAVQGVINRQAIFDELPNIKAPTLVIVGDQDVATEPIHSQEIHKQIIHSQLVIIGGAGHSSTIEEPEQVNQAIEGFLKTL, from the coding sequence ATGCCCAAAGTGAGAGTAAACGGTGTTTCCTTGCATTATGAACTAGTAGGCAAAGGAAAGGAAACCATCGTATTTAGTCATGGCTTGTTGTTCGACAAAACCATGTTTCACAAGCAAGTAGATTTTTTAAAAGACCGCTATAGATGCATCTGTTACGACCACAGAGGACAAGGACAAAGTCAAATAACCAAGCAAGGATATGATATGGACAACCTCGCCCAAGACGGTTTGGGACTAATGGATGCACTCAATATCGAGAGTTGCCATTTTATTGGCTTATCTATGGGAGGCTTTGTCGGTATGAGAATCGCTGCTCGATATCCCAATCGTATTAATTCTTTGACACTATTGGACACTTCTGCCAATAGTGAAACTCATACCTCTAAATATAACCTATTAACTTGGGCAGTACGATTATTTGGAGTCAGTTCTGTTGTAGGAAAAGTAATGAAAATATTATTTGGAGAGAAATTTTTAAACGACCCGACAAGGGCAGACGAAAAACAAAAATGGCATTCATTTATGTCAGCGCACAAAAAAAGCATTGTCAAAGCAGTTCAAGGAGTAATCAATCGCCAAGCCATTTTCGATGAATTGCCTAACATCAAAGCTCCAACTCTGGTAATTGTTGGTGATCAAGATGTAGCTACCGAACCTATTCACTCACAAGAAATTCACAAGCAAATCATTCATTCTCAGTTGGTAATAATTGGAGGAGCAGGCCATAGTTCTACGATTGAAGAACCTGAGCAGGTGAACCAAGCCATTGAAGGGTTTTTGAAGACTTTATGA
- a CDS encoding DUF1572 family protein, with product MDLHQNYLESTLKQLYYYKSLGEKTFVQLSETDIHWQYSEYANSIAIIVKHLCGNMLSRWTNFLEEDGEKTWRDRDGEFVNTIEDKQDLLQKWNAGWACFLGAVEALNPNDLERIIYIRNQGHTALEAINRQLAHYAYHIGQIVFIGTLLKGKDWVSLSIPRNQSQVFNQDKFSQGKKRGHFTDEFISKKRK from the coding sequence ATGGACTTACATCAAAATTACCTGGAAAGCACACTCAAGCAACTGTATTACTACAAAAGCTTGGGTGAAAAAACTTTTGTACAGCTATCGGAAACAGATATTCACTGGCAATACAGTGAATACGCCAATAGTATAGCCATCATTGTCAAACACTTATGTGGTAATATGCTATCGAGATGGACGAATTTTTTGGAGGAAGATGGCGAAAAAACGTGGCGGGATAGGGATGGGGAATTTGTGAATACGATAGAGGATAAACAAGATTTACTGCAAAAATGGAACGCAGGTTGGGCATGTTTTTTAGGAGCAGTAGAGGCTTTGAATCCCAACGATTTGGAGCGAATCATTTACATCCGAAATCAAGGACACACCGCTCTCGAAGCCATCAACCGACAATTGGCACATTATGCCTATCACATTGGTCAGATTGTTTTTATCGGTACTTTATTGAAGGGAAAAGATTGGGTTAGTTTGTCCATACCTCGAAATCAATCGCAAGTATTTAATCAAGATAAATTCTCACAGGGCAAAAAACGAGGACATTTTACGGATGAATTTATCTCGAAAAAAAGAAAGTAG
- a CDS encoding TIGR00730 family Rossman fold protein, which produces MITHSNNTTQQDKTWAELKAESSWRIFKIMAEFVDGFENMNRIGPCVSVYGSARTTSEHPYYQKAVRVSELLVKEGYGIITGGGPGIMEAANLGAQKAGGKSVGLEITVPHETEPNAYIDRDRLIKFNYFFVRKVMFVKYAQAFVILPGGFGTMDELFESLTLIQTKKIERIPIILMGIDFWGGLIEWIKDTVLKKHKNIGAKDLDFLHLTDDEEDAVLFIKNFYEYGHAALRPNF; this is translated from the coding sequence ATGATAACACATAGCAACAATACCACTCAGCAAGATAAAACATGGGCAGAACTCAAAGCAGAGTCCTCTTGGCGTATCTTCAAAATCATGGCAGAATTTGTGGATGGTTTTGAGAACATGAATCGAATCGGTCCATGTGTGTCTGTATATGGCTCGGCTCGAACGACTTCAGAACATCCGTATTACCAAAAAGCGGTGAGAGTATCTGAGTTGTTGGTGAAAGAAGGATATGGAATTATCACAGGTGGTGGCCCAGGAATCATGGAAGCGGCCAATCTTGGCGCACAAAAAGCTGGAGGAAAATCGGTAGGTTTGGAGATTACCGTTCCACACGAAACCGAACCCAATGCCTACATTGACCGAGATAGGCTTATTAAATTTAATTACTTTTTTGTGCGTAAAGTCATGTTTGTCAAGTATGCTCAAGCATTTGTGATTCTCCCTGGAGGCTTTGGAACGATGGACGAACTTTTTGAGTCTTTGACCCTTATCCAAACCAAAAAAATTGAACGCATTCCTATCATACTCATGGGTATAGACTTTTGGGGAGGACTGATAGAGTGGATAAAAGACACTGTTTTGAAGAAGCACAAAAACATTGGAGCGAAAGATTTGGATTTTTTACACCTGACAGATGATGAGGAAGATGCGGTATTGTTCATCAAGAATTTTTATGAATACGGACACGCTGCATTGAGACCGAACTTTTAG
- a CDS encoding sodium:solute symporter encodes MNPILILSLIGAYFTLLFVVSWITGRDSSNEAFFIGNKQSPWYVVAFGMIGASLSGATFISIPGVIGNLESINGAFSYMQVVFGYLLGYLVIATVLMPIYYRMNLTSIYTYLEKRFGFWSYKTGAGFFLLSRTIGAAFRVYLVAIVLQLFVFDIYGIHFVFNVLFTLLLIWVYTMRGGIRTIVWTDMLQTTFMLLAVITTILWIGQDLGLTIGGLASAVSESQYSRMFFFDNPNAGNYFFKQFFSGASLAIVMTGLDQDMMQKNNSCKNIGEAQKNMFTFSIVLVFVNILFITLGALLYIYANSKGIELPTKTDHVFPTLALEYFPPMIGVVFLIGLIAAAYSSADSALTALTTSFCVDFLDLEKKAQNPNANHNILKQTRFKVHIGFTFLLLTVVMVFYYMLEQDVISELFRIAGYTYGPLLGLYSFGLFVKNRQVVDKYVPFICVTAPIVCYVLNSHSEAWMNGYKFGFELLILNGLLTFIGLWLISRKEYNTAV; translated from the coding sequence ATGAATCCAATTCTTATTCTTTCTCTCATTGGTGCTTATTTTACCTTGCTTTTTGTTGTGTCGTGGATAACGGGGCGTGATAGCAGCAATGAAGCCTTCTTTATCGGCAACAAACAATCTCCGTGGTATGTAGTGGCTTTTGGAATGATTGGTGCGAGTTTGTCGGGGGCGACTTTTATCTCGATACCTGGAGTCATCGGAAATTTGGAGAGCATCAATGGTGCCTTCTCTTATATGCAAGTCGTATTTGGGTACTTATTGGGTTATTTGGTCATTGCTACGGTTTTGATGCCCATTTATTACCGAATGAATCTCACCTCGATTTACACCTATCTCGAAAAACGATTTGGTTTTTGGTCTTACAAAACAGGAGCAGGGTTTTTCTTGCTTTCTCGCACCATTGGCGCTGCTTTTCGGGTCTATTTGGTGGCGATTGTTTTGCAGTTATTTGTATTTGATATTTATGGTATTCACTTTGTTTTCAATGTTCTATTCACACTTTTGCTGATTTGGGTGTACACCATGCGGGGCGGAATTCGGACGATTGTATGGACAGATATGCTGCAAACGACGTTTATGCTCTTGGCGGTCATTACCACTATTTTGTGGATTGGACAGGATTTGGGCCTGACGATTGGAGGATTGGCGAGTGCGGTTTCGGAAAGTCAATATTCTCGAATGTTCTTTTTTGACAATCCAAATGCGGGGAATTATTTCTTCAAACAGTTTTTTAGCGGTGCTTCACTCGCTATTGTAATGACGGGTTTGGACCAAGATATGATGCAGAAAAACAACAGTTGCAAAAACATTGGAGAGGCTCAAAAAAATATGTTTACTTTCAGCATTGTCTTGGTATTTGTCAATATTCTCTTCATCACTTTGGGCGCACTCTTGTACATTTATGCCAATTCTAAAGGCATCGAGCTACCCACCAAAACCGATCATGTATTCCCAACTTTGGCATTGGAGTATTTTCCTCCAATGATTGGCGTTGTATTTCTAATCGGTTTGATTGCAGCGGCTTATTCGAGTGCTGATTCTGCTTTAACTGCTTTGACCACCTCTTTTTGTGTTGACTTTTTGGATTTAGAAAAAAAAGCACAAAATCCCAATGCCAATCACAACATACTCAAACAAACCCGCTTCAAAGTACATATTGGGTTTACATTTCTGCTACTTACAGTAGTCATGGTTTTTTACTATATGCTCGAACAGGATGTAATCAGTGAGTTGTTTCGCATTGCAGGCTATACGTATGGACCACTTTTGGGCTTATATTCTTTTGGCTTGTTTGTGAAAAACCGACAAGTAGTGGATAAGTATGTCCCTTTTATTTGTGTGACTGCACCGATTGTTTGTTATGTATTGAACAGTCATTCAGAGGCATGGATGAATGGATATAAATTTGGTTTTGAATTACTTATTTTAAATGGATTGCTTACCTTTATTGGTTTGTGGTTGATTTCTAGAAAAGAATACAACACAGCGGTCTAA